In Deltaproteobacteria bacterium, a single genomic region encodes these proteins:
- the eno gene encoding phosphopyruvate hydratase, producing the protein MSDVRNTEISKVRAREILDSRGNPTVEVEVILASGIQSRAGVPSGASTGAREAVELRDGDSQRFGGKGVLKAVENVNGPINDALKGLDARNQVAVDKSLIELDGTANKGKLGANAILGVSLAVARAAAMAADLPLYRYLGGPDAVRLPVPMLNIMNGGVHARWQGSDFQEFMIAPYGAASFKEALQWASEIYHALRSVLMDAGHHVGIGDEGGFAPNVSSNEEPLQVIVKGIEKAGLRPGAEVGIALDPASSEFFEDGLYNLRTEKRTCTAEEMVDYYEELARNYPIILVEDGLAEEDWQGWQVLNSRLGEKMELVGDDLFVTNVEYIARGIRENCANAALIKLNQIGTLTETIEAVRMCQRAGWGACVSHRSGETVDSFIADMTVALDTGHLKTGAPARGERVEKYNQLLRIEEDLGTAAKYAGKDAFVRPVKF; encoded by the coding sequence ATGTCTGATGTAAGAAACACGGAAATTAGCAAAGTTAGAGCCCGAGAGATTCTTGACAGCCGCGGTAATCCAACCGTGGAGGTGGAGGTAATTCTTGCCAGTGGCATTCAGTCTCGGGCGGGAGTGCCTTCTGGGGCGTCCACCGGTGCCCGCGAGGCCGTGGAACTGCGAGACGGCGACTCGCAAAGATTTGGCGGCAAAGGGGTTCTGAAAGCTGTGGAAAATGTCAACGGACCTATCAATGATGCCCTGAAGGGGCTGGATGCTCGCAATCAGGTGGCTGTGGATAAGTCTCTCATTGAACTTGACGGTACTGCCAACAAAGGCAAACTGGGAGCCAACGCAATTCTGGGTGTATCTCTGGCGGTAGCCCGGGCAGCAGCCATGGCGGCCGATCTTCCCCTGTATCGCTACCTTGGCGGTCCAGATGCTGTTCGCCTTCCTGTTCCCATGCTCAATATAATGAATGGCGGGGTGCACGCCCGCTGGCAGGGTTCAGACTTCCAGGAATTCATGATTGCTCCTTACGGTGCGGCAAGCTTCAAGGAAGCTCTGCAATGGGCCAGCGAGATATATCATGCCTTGCGTTCGGTGCTCATGGATGCGGGTCATCACGTGGGCATCGGTGACGAGGGCGGCTTTGCGCCCAATGTGTCATCTAATGAAGAGCCCCTGCAGGTCATAGTGAAAGGGATCGAGAAAGCCGGTCTCAGACCCGGGGCCGAGGTGGGCATTGCCTTGGATCCGGCCTCCAGCGAGTTTTTCGAAGACGGGCTCTATAATCTGCGGACAGAGAAGCGCACCTGCACTGCTGAAGAGATGGTGGACTATTATGAAGAGCTGGCCAGGAACTATCCGATCATTCTTGTGGAGGACGGCTTGGCGGAAGAAGACTGGCAGGGCTGGCAGGTCCTCAACAGCCGTTTGGGAGAGAAGATGGAGCTGGTGGGAGATGATCTCTTCGTCACCAATGTGGAGTACATTGCCAGGGGTATTCGGGAAAATTGCGCCAATGCCGCTCTGATCAAGCTCAACCAGATTGGTACCCTGACCGAGACCATCGAGGCAGTGCGAATGTGTCAGCGAGCCGGCTGGGGAGCCTGTGTGTCGCACCGGAGTGGAGAGACTGTTGACAGCTTTATCGCTGATATGACTGTGGCCCTGGATACCGGCCATCTCAAGACAGGTGCCCCGGCCAGAGGTGAGCGGGTGGAGAAATACAACCAGCTGCTCCGCATCGAGGAAGATTTGGGCACAGCAGCCAAATATGCCGGGAAAGATGCCTTTGTCAGACCAGTGAAATTCTAG